A genomic segment from Thermodesulfovibrionales bacterium encodes:
- a CDS encoding Gfo/Idh/MocA family oxidoreductase translates to MPVRVAVVGAGYLGQHHARVYSEIREAELVGVVDIDLERAREVAARYGSRAFSSYKEVLDSSDALSIVVPTTSHYEVALDCIRAGKDVLVEKPMTVTLEQADALIREAKRTGHILQVGHLERYNPGVIALSTMIVKPRFIEALRVSPFLSRAADVDVTLDLMIHDIDVILSLVPSPIKTLHATGFSFITEKIDDARAWIEFENGTVAILTSSRMARDKERKLKVFQEDSYLELDYQKTEIRRYYHPSCGRAHTVTPDPSLCGLKLEVRSESVPGCSVDTIKPEYMEPLKKELTDFIHCIVNGERPKVSGTEGRDALNVALEINSLMR, encoded by the coding sequence ATGCCTGTACGGGTTGCCGTTGTCGGTGCTGGATATCTCGGACAACACCATGCAAGGGTCTATTCGGAAATCAGGGAAGCCGAGTTGGTCGGTGTGGTCGACATTGACCTCGAAAGGGCAAGAGAAGTTGCGGCGAGATATGGTTCAAGGGCCTTTAGCAGCTATAAGGAAGTCCTTGACTCTTCAGACGCGCTGAGCATTGTTGTACCGACGACATCCCATTACGAAGTAGCGCTGGACTGTATCAGGGCTGGCAAGGACGTCCTTGTGGAAAAACCGATGACAGTCACCTTAGAGCAGGCCGACGCGTTGATCAGGGAAGCAAAAAGGACCGGCCACATCCTCCAGGTAGGCCACCTTGAACGATACAATCCTGGTGTCATCGCCCTCTCGACGATGATCGTGAAACCACGCTTTATTGAAGCCTTGCGGGTCTCCCCCTTCCTCAGCAGGGCAGCCGATGTGGACGTCACTCTCGACCTCATGATACACGACATCGACGTCATCCTTAGCCTCGTTCCCTCACCGATAAAGACACTCCATGCCACGGGCTTCTCCTTCATAACCGAAAAGATTGATGATGCGCGGGCATGGATCGAGTTCGAAAACGGTACGGTAGCGATCCTTACGTCGAGTCGGATGGCCCGGGACAAGGAGAGGAAACTGAAGGTCTTCCAAGAGGATTCCTACCTTGAATTGGATTACCAGAAGACGGAGATCCGGCGGTATTACCACCCCTCCTGCGGAAGGGCCCATACCGTCACTCCCGATCCGTCCCTTTGCGGTCTAAAACTTGAGGTCCGCAGTGAATCCGTCCCGGGATGCAGTGTGGACACCATCAAGCCTGAGTACATGGAGCCTCTCAAGAAAGAACTGACGGACTTTATCCATTGCATTGTGAACGGAGAAAGGCCGAAGGTCTCGGGGACTGAAGGCAGGGATGCATTGAACGTGGCACTCGAAATAAATTCGTTGATGAGGTGA
- a CDS encoding sulfite exporter TauE/SafE family protein, whose product MLTDSLYVLLFLSGFLGGFGHCIGMCGPVVAIYSLRVERKSYAPHLLYNLGRVTTYSLLGGMTGLTGSFVGSVKLFERFQYLALGTLGIVMALVGLASAGWLTFLRPGGQENKEKKVKAPGLSFTLFLNRIVTFIAGARTVGAYFPMGLVFGFIPCGLLYTALIAAAGAGVEAGSRARGFLRGMLLLFLFGLGTSPALFLIGKVVSIKGEWLRKRLSRASALVMVVVGIVFIYRAFRS is encoded by the coding sequence TTGCTTACTGATTCCCTCTATGTTCTGCTTTTTCTTTCCGGATTTCTCGGAGGGTTCGGGCATTGTATCGGCATGTGCGGTCCGGTCGTTGCGATTTATTCCCTTCGTGTGGAGCGGAAGAGTTATGCCCCCCACCTCCTTTATAATCTTGGCCGCGTCACGACCTACAGTCTGCTCGGAGGCATGACAGGGCTGACAGGCTCCTTTGTCGGTTCGGTGAAGCTCTTTGAACGGTTCCAGTACCTTGCCCTCGGAACTCTCGGAATCGTGATGGCCCTCGTGGGACTCGCCTCTGCCGGCTGGCTCACATTTCTGAGGCCCGGAGGGCAGGAGAACAAGGAGAAGAAGGTGAAGGCGCCTGGCCTTTCGTTTACCCTTTTCCTGAACCGCATTGTAACGTTTATCGCTGGAGCGAGAACAGTCGGCGCCTATTTTCCGATGGGGCTGGTTTTCGGCTTTATACCCTGCGGCCTTCTCTACACGGCGCTTATCGCAGCAGCAGGTGCTGGCGTTGAGGCGGGAAGCCGAGCCAGGGGGTTTCTGCGAGGAATGCTCCTCCTTTTCCTTTTCGGGCTCGGGACCTCGCCTGCGCTCTTTCTCATCGGGAAGGTCGTCTCGATAAAGGGAGAATGGCTGAGGAAGAGGCTCTCTCGGGCTTCTGCCCTTGTCATGGTCGTCGTCGGGATCGTCTTCATATATCGGGCATTCAGGTCATAG
- a CDS encoding 3-deoxy-D-manno-octulosonic acid transferase, with the protein MFFLYSLLYGVAAVILLPFEYARRPAPVRKRWLKEKFGCVDLPTGTEDSPLLWIHAVSVGETLSAVPFIKEIKGRYPSIRVVLSTITDTGQAVARERLAGVADAVYLPFDLSFCIKPLFRKIRPSAFIVIETELWPNIFRVSKKMGIPLLVMNGRLSEKSFRGYMRIRFFMKAVLECVDLFCMQEKAYAERITALGADEGKVIVTGSFKFDTGPPGKLPEWAWVLKGPVILAGSTHPGEEELILGVYEDLRQDFPGLNLIIAPRRPDRFQEVYALMKARGFSCKKRSEISGVSPAESGLSPGTIVLLDTVGELAAAYGICDIAIIGGSFIRHGGQNPLEPAFWQKPIICGPHMENFSFIEEFYRKGAAEKTEREGLRDLLKELLGNGEKRKTMGEAAKALYREKAGAVNRAIDALGKIVLSP; encoded by the coding sequence GTGTTCTTCCTTTACAGCCTTCTTTATGGTGTCGCAGCCGTTATCCTTCTTCCCTTTGAGTATGCAAGGCGTCCTGCTCCTGTCAGGAAGAGATGGCTGAAGGAGAAATTCGGATGTGTGGACCTTCCGACGGGAACAGAAGATTCACCGTTGCTTTGGATCCATGCCGTCTCCGTCGGCGAGACACTGTCGGCCGTACCCTTCATCAAGGAAATCAAGGGGCGCTATCCCTCGATCCGTGTTGTCCTTTCGACCATAACCGATACGGGCCAAGCGGTCGCCCGTGAGAGGTTGGCGGGGGTTGCTGACGCGGTCTATCTTCCCTTTGACCTCTCCTTTTGCATCAAGCCTCTCTTCAGGAAGATAAGGCCCTCTGCCTTCATAGTGATCGAGACTGAGCTTTGGCCCAATATCTTCAGGGTTTCGAAGAAGATGGGGATACCCCTTCTGGTCATGAACGGGCGGCTCTCTGAAAAGTCCTTCAGAGGATACATGCGGATACGGTTCTTCATGAAGGCAGTCCTTGAATGTGTTGACCTCTTCTGCATGCAGGAAAAGGCATATGCTGAGAGGATAACGGCACTGGGAGCGGACGAGGGGAAGGTGATCGTGACGGGGAGCTTCAAGTTCGACACGGGTCCCCCGGGGAAGCTCCCCGAATGGGCCTGGGTGCTGAAGGGTCCGGTCATCCTCGCGGGGAGCACACACCCCGGTGAGGAGGAACTGATCCTTGGTGTTTACGAGGACTTGAGACAAGATTTCCCCGGCCTGAATCTTATAATAGCTCCGCGCCGCCCCGATCGTTTTCAAGAGGTTTACGCATTGATGAAGGCACGGGGGTTTTCCTGCAAAAAAAGGTCGGAGATCTCCGGAGTCTCTCCGGCCGAAAGCGGATTATCTCCTGGAACCATCGTCCTCCTCGACACTGTGGGAGAGCTTGCAGCGGCATATGGTATCTGCGATATCGCCATCATCGGCGGCAGTTTCATACGGCACGGCGGCCAGAATCCCCTTGAACCTGCCTTCTGGCAGAAACCCATCATCTGCGGACCGCATATGGAGAACTTTTCTTTCATTGAAGAGTTTTACCGGAAAGGGGCTGCGGAAAAGACAGAGAGAGAGGGGCTCCGTGACCTGCTGAAGGAACTGCTCGGAAACGGAGAAAAGAGAAAGACGATGGGAGAAGCGGCAAAGGCCCTCTACCGCGAAAAGGCTGGTGCAGTGAACAGGGCCATAGACGCCCTCGGCAAGATCGTTCTCTCACCTTAA
- a CDS encoding DegT/DnrJ/EryC1/StrS family aminotransferase, with the protein MIPMVDLSRQFAEIREEVFEMMSGILESSQYILGPRVQEFEKKVAHYVGAADALGVASGTDALHLSVKALDIGEGDEVITTPFTFFATAEAIIYTGARPVFVDIDIETFAIDCSKIEEKITPRTKAILPVHLFGHSADMEGIMGIAGKYNLSVIEDCAQAFGAEARGKKVGSLGDAGCFSFYPSKNLGACGDGGMITLKGTKLSDILRSLRNHGSKGSYIHDSVGFNSRLDEMQAGILLVKLKKIDEYNRARRRNASLYRDLLCDAVRCPVEKDGFYHVYNQYTILSARRDEIRKRLQEHSVSSVVYYPKPLHLQKALSFLGHREGDFPRAEQASREVLSLPMYPELEGSAITEIAEIIRGTFR; encoded by the coding sequence ATGATACCCATGGTGGACTTAAGCAGGCAGTTTGCGGAGATCAGAGAAGAGGTATTCGAGATGATGAGCGGGATTCTCGAGAGTTCCCAGTATATTCTCGGCCCGAGAGTACAGGAATTCGAGAAAAAGGTGGCTCATTATGTCGGGGCGGCCGATGCCCTGGGCGTCGCTTCAGGGACGGATGCCCTTCATCTCTCTGTCAAGGCCCTGGATATCGGTGAAGGAGATGAAGTCATCACCACCCCCTTTACGTTCTTCGCCACTGCCGAGGCGATCATCTACACCGGTGCGCGACCGGTGTTCGTCGATATCGATATCGAGACCTTCGCCATAGATTGCAGCAAGATAGAAGAGAAGATAACGCCCCGGACAAAGGCAATCCTTCCGGTCCATCTTTTCGGCCATTCTGCGGACATGGAAGGCATTATGGGAATCGCGGGGAAGTATAACCTCTCTGTCATCGAGGACTGCGCCCAGGCCTTCGGCGCTGAAGCACGGGGGAAGAAGGTCGGGAGCCTCGGGGATGCGGGATGTTTTAGCTTCTATCCGAGCAAGAATCTCGGCGCCTGTGGTGACGGAGGCATGATTACCCTGAAGGGCACGAAGCTCTCCGATATTCTCAGGAGCCTGAGGAATCACGGCTCCAAAGGTTCATACATCCATGATTCAGTCGGTTTCAACAGCAGACTCGATGAGATGCAGGCAGGCATTCTCCTGGTAAAATTGAAGAAGATAGACGAATACAACAGGGCGAGGAGGCGTAACGCCTCGCTCTACCGCGATCTGCTCTGCGATGCCGTCCGTTGTCCCGTAGAAAAGGACGGCTTCTATCATGTCTATAATCAGTATACGATCCTCTCGGCAAGGCGTGATGAGATCCGGAAGAGACTGCAGGAGCATTCGGTATCCTCGGTCGTTTATTACCCGAAACCTCTTCACCTTCAGAAGGCCCTCAGTTTCCTCGGCCACAGGGAGGGGGATTTTCCGCGTGCCGAACAGGCATCGCGTGAGGTCTTGTCCCTGCCCATGTATCCTGAGCTTGAGGGGTCCGCCATAACGGAGATCGCCGAGATCATACGAGGGACCTTCCGGTGA
- a CDS encoding c-type cytochrome — MKRTMMPVLLLFISLMLQAGIVQSEPALAQKNPYEGDPRALQEGAEIFKKNCQVCHGAGGRGDICPNLTLKSKKYGDSDADLYLTISKGRPGGMPNWENSLGQDRIWKVITYIRSIEQK; from the coding sequence ATGAAAAGAACGATGATGCCCGTTTTGTTACTCTTCATCTCCCTGATGCTTCAGGCGGGCATCGTGCAATCAGAACCCGCTCTTGCCCAGAAGAATCCCTATGAGGGTGATCCGAGGGCACTTCAGGAAGGAGCTGAGATATTCAAGAAGAACTGTCAGGTATGCCACGGCGCAGGCGGAAGGGGCGATATCTGTCCGAATCTAACGCTGAAATCGAAGAAATATGGAGACTCAGATGCAGACCTCTACCTGACCATTTCGAAAGGCAGACCCGGCGGCATGCCCAACTGGGAGAACAGTCTTGGTCAAGACAGGATATGGAAGGTGATCACTTATATACGGAGCATCGAACAGAAATAA
- a CDS encoding heavy metal translocating P-type ATPase: protein MHASQLTCDHCLLSFPERDAVYDICDGKEKTFCCNGCRGIYRIIHGEGLDAFYEKRRWDETGIPASLLKGEIDISPFAEHVRDRDNGEKEIDLSIEGIRCASCVWLNEKILSRTEGVSHARVNYATHRARIAWNPELVGIEKILKRILSIGYRPKPYTKSEQFKARESETRDLLIRFGTAAFLSSQLMIYSVALYAGYFQGIDAQTKGIFEVIAMVLTFPVLFYSGMPLIRSTVKGLSRLHFTMDSLITIGAGSAFVYSVSEMVAGGEVYFDTSAMIITLILLGRYLEAVAKGKASETLERLAELSPTTATRLLKGEAGAAGRGQVAVTSIEKGDWLEVKPGERIALDGTVISGESEVDESFLTGESRPVLKVVGSEVVGGSINLYGMLTFEVKRTGKETILANIIEAVEDAQARKPRIQRVADRVVGYFVPLILLIAVSTLLLYILRGASIHRALMTGVSVLVIACPCSLGLATPLAVLIFTTMASSRGILIKSGEVIENVSRVNHVIFDKTGTVTIGKPVLKDMIVLENAWDRGYLLSLAASLEGLSEHSIGHAITTAARPAFSVSGFKTFPGKGVEGTAEGKRIVIGNRSFMEEHGIVMPHAQSYTEDIRDLEKRGETVVFMGWEGRVRAVMVVSDVVRAEAAEAVSEIRKMNYSLSLVSGDNQGTTESIASRVGIEHAVSEASPVKKREIVAEIQSAGEKVIMVGDGINDAPALTEAVVGLAMGRGTDIARESSDAVLVRNDLRLVPYFIRLSRKASGIIKENIFWAFFYNIIAIPLAVTGVLHPIVAAGAMAASSLFVVGNSLRVKRCGQ from the coding sequence ATGCACGCATCTCAACTCACCTGTGACCATTGTCTTCTGAGCTTTCCTGAGAGGGACGCTGTTTACGATATCTGTGACGGAAAGGAAAAGACATTCTGCTGCAACGGCTGCAGGGGCATCTACAGGATTATCCACGGCGAGGGTCTCGATGCCTTCTATGAAAAGAGACGGTGGGATGAAACCGGTATACCGGCTTCCCTCCTGAAGGGCGAAATCGATATTAGCCCCTTTGCCGAGCATGTCAGGGACAGGGACAACGGGGAGAAGGAGATAGATCTTTCGATCGAGGGGATCCGCTGTGCCTCCTGTGTCTGGCTCAATGAAAAGATCCTGAGCAGGACAGAGGGGGTCAGCCATGCGAGGGTCAACTATGCCACTCACAGGGCGAGGATCGCCTGGAACCCCGAGCTCGTGGGGATCGAGAAGATCCTGAAACGGATACTCTCCATCGGTTACCGTCCGAAGCCTTATACGAAATCAGAGCAGTTCAAGGCCAGGGAATCGGAGACGAGAGACCTCCTGATACGCTTCGGTACCGCAGCCTTCCTCTCATCGCAGCTCATGATTTACAGCGTAGCTCTCTACGCAGGATATTTCCAGGGGATCGATGCCCAGACAAAGGGCATCTTCGAGGTCATTGCCATGGTCCTCACCTTCCCGGTCCTCTTCTATTCGGGGATGCCCCTTATCAGAAGCACGGTTAAAGGACTGAGCCGCCTCCATTTTACGATGGACTCTCTCATAACGATCGGTGCGGGATCAGCGTTTGTATACAGTGTCTCAGAGATGGTTGCCGGCGGAGAGGTCTATTTTGACACGTCAGCCATGATCATAACCCTCATCCTCCTCGGCAGGTACTTAGAGGCCGTTGCAAAAGGCAAGGCCTCGGAGACGCTTGAACGGTTGGCGGAGCTGAGCCCCACAACGGCAACCAGGTTACTCAAGGGTGAGGCCGGAGCCGCCGGACGGGGGCAAGTAGCGGTCACGTCTATCGAAAAGGGCGATTGGCTGGAAGTGAAACCGGGCGAGAGGATCGCCCTTGACGGGACTGTCATCAGCGGCGAGTCTGAGGTCGATGAATCCTTCCTGACGGGCGAGTCGAGACCGGTCTTGAAGGTCGTGGGATCTGAAGTTGTCGGAGGGAGCATCAACCTTTACGGCATGCTCACCTTTGAGGTGAAAAGGACAGGAAAGGAAACGATACTGGCGAATATCATCGAGGCCGTAGAAGACGCCCAGGCGCGGAAACCGAGGATACAGAGAGTGGCAGACAGGGTCGTCGGCTATTTTGTGCCGCTTATCCTGCTCATTGCAGTCTCGACGCTCCTCCTTTATATCTTGAGGGGTGCATCAATACACCGGGCACTCATGACAGGCGTCTCTGTCCTTGTCATCGCCTGTCCCTGCAGTCTGGGGCTCGCAACCCCCCTCGCTGTCCTTATCTTCACGACCATGGCATCGTCACGAGGGATTCTCATAAAGAGCGGTGAAGTGATCGAGAACGTAAGCAGAGTGAACCACGTGATTTTTGACAAGACCGGTACGGTAACGATAGGGAAACCGGTCCTCAAGGACATGATTGTCCTTGAGAACGCCTGGGACAGAGGATATCTCCTGAGCCTCGCAGCGTCCCTTGAAGGACTCTCCGAACACAGCATAGGCCATGCGATCACCACTGCTGCCCGTCCTGCATTCAGCGTATCAGGGTTCAAGACCTTTCCCGGGAAGGGTGTTGAAGGTACGGCAGAGGGAAAGAGAATCGTGATCGGCAACCGGAGCTTCATGGAAGAGCACGGCATTGTAATGCCTCATGCGCAGTCCTATACTGAAGATATCAGAGACCTCGAGAAAAGGGGGGAAACGGTTGTTTTCATGGGGTGGGAAGGGAGAGTGAGGGCCGTCATGGTAGTCTCGGATGTTGTCAGGGCCGAGGCAGCGGAAGCGGTCAGCGAGATCAGGAAGATGAACTATTCCCTCTCGCTGGTGAGCGGGGACAATCAGGGCACTACGGAATCTATCGCGTCAAGGGTCGGCATCGAACATGCCGTTTCCGAGGCCTCGCCGGTGAAGAAAAGGGAGATCGTTGCCGAGATCCAGTCCGCGGGAGAGAAGGTGATCATGGTGGGAGACGGCATAAACGATGCACCTGCCCTTACAGAGGCCGTGGTCGGTCTCGCCATGGGAAGAGGAACGGATATCGCAAGGGAGAGTTCAGACGCTGTTCTGGTGAGGAACGACCTCAGGCTTGTTCCCTATTTCATTCGCCTCTCGAGGAAGGCCTCGGGCATCATCAAGGAGAACATCTTCTGGGCCTTTTTCTATAACATCATCGCGATTCCCCTGGCGGTGACCGGCGTCCTCCACCCTATTGTCGCGGCGGGTGCGATGGCTGCCAGCTCCCTCTTTGTTGTCGGGAACTCGCTGAGGGTCAAGAGATGTGGGCAATAA
- a CDS encoding type II toxin-antitoxin system RelE/ParE family toxin, with protein MAKKEVWEIDLTRPAEKVYDKASTAVRQRLDDCFENLEENPLYGNSIKALTGKLKGLYRYRIGDWRVIYRLKREQHVVEIIAILPRGDAYKRLSRQ; from the coding sequence GTGGCGAAAAAAGAAGTCTGGGAGATAGACCTTACAAGACCCGCAGAAAAGGTCTATGACAAGGCTTCCACTGCCGTCAGACAAAGGCTTGATGACTGCTTCGAGAACCTTGAGGAGAATCCTTTATACGGCAATAGCATAAAAGCCCTGACAGGCAAGCTTAAAGGGCTCTATCGTTACAGAATTGGCGATTGGCGGGTCATCTACAGATTGAAGAGAGAACAGCATGTTGTCGAGATAATAGCAATACTTCCACGGGGTGATGCTTATAAGCGACTCAGCAGACAATAA
- a CDS encoding ABC transporter transmembrane domain-containing protein — MEALKKILILVKPYWTRIVLAALFGLVVSGLNGALAWLIKPAVDQVFVERNLTSIMLVSFGIMGSFVGRGVFEFLQSYLMMSAGAKVVRDIRDRMFHHMLYLPAKFINKDSTGAMVSRVINDAGAVQGVLAYNVKDLFVETTTVIVLTCIALVRRWDLTLMSLVVLPVAFYFVSRFGKRLRKVSSRTQEKISDITEMLAESFTGSKIIKSFTREEDETVKFRDKNQDFYRELMRSTRITEATSLMMEFVGGTGIGFVVWYGGSLVMRGVITAGDFFSFLAAIFMIYTPARRLASAHNVLQQARAPLERIEEFLAEEREVDGKRMLKGFTDEIVFDNVSFRHEGTDDDAVSGISLRAKKGEIVALVGKSGAGKTTLVDLIPRFSIPHEGAISLDGVDISTVTLTSLRSLIGLVSQDVILFNDTVMANISYGNPAASEAEIITAARAAFAHDFILELPDGYKTVIGEKGVRLSGGQKQRLSIARALLKNPPILILDEATSSLDSASEVMVQKALENLMTDRTAFVIAHRLSTIRRADRIFVLDKGRIVESGTHEELLSGGGLYKKLHDMQFEDV, encoded by the coding sequence ATGGAGGCTCTCAAGAAGATTTTGATCCTCGTGAAACCTTACTGGACGCGTATCGTCCTCGCGGCCCTCTTCGGCCTTGTCGTCTCGGGGCTGAACGGCGCACTGGCCTGGCTCATCAAACCTGCGGTCGACCAGGTATTCGTCGAGCGGAACTTGACATCCATCATGCTTGTCAGTTTCGGCATTATGGGCTCCTTTGTCGGGAGGGGTGTTTTCGAATTTCTCCAATCCTATCTCATGATGTCGGCCGGCGCAAAGGTGGTGAGGGACATACGGGACAGGATGTTCCATCACATGCTCTATCTTCCTGCGAAATTTATCAACAAGGATTCAACGGGCGCCATGGTCTCAAGAGTCATCAATGACGCCGGGGCAGTCCAGGGGGTCCTCGCATATAACGTCAAAGATCTCTTTGTCGAGACGACGACCGTCATCGTTCTGACATGCATTGCACTTGTGAGGCGCTGGGACCTCACCCTCATGTCATTGGTCGTCTTGCCTGTTGCCTTCTATTTCGTCTCGAGGTTCGGCAAGAGACTCAGGAAGGTGAGCAGCCGGACACAGGAGAAGATATCGGACATAACGGAGATGCTTGCCGAGAGCTTTACGGGCAGCAAGATCATTAAATCCTTCACCCGCGAGGAGGATGAAACGGTAAAGTTCAGGGACAAGAATCAGGACTTTTACCGCGAACTCATGCGTTCGACAAGAATCACGGAAGCCACGTCTCTCATGATGGAGTTTGTCGGCGGCACCGGCATCGGATTCGTAGTCTGGTATGGAGGGAGTCTCGTGATGAGGGGGGTGATTACTGCCGGTGATTTCTTCTCCTTTCTCGCTGCCATCTTTATGATCTATACCCCGGCCAGGAGGCTTGCCTCGGCCCATAATGTACTTCAGCAGGCAAGGGCTCCTCTTGAGAGGATTGAGGAGTTCCTTGCAGAAGAACGCGAAGTTGACGGAAAGCGCATGCTCAAGGGATTCACTGATGAGATCGTCTTTGACAACGTCTCCTTCCGCCATGAAGGCACTGATGACGACGCCGTCAGCGGGATCAGCCTCAGGGCAAAGAAGGGGGAGATCGTCGCCCTTGTGGGGAAGAGCGGCGCAGGCAAGACCACCTTAGTGGACCTCATTCCGCGATTCTCCATACCCCACGAGGGCGCCATATCTCTTGACGGAGTCGACATCTCGACCGTAACGCTCACGTCCCTCCGCTCTCTTATCGGCCTCGTGAGCCAGGACGTCATCCTCTTTAACGACACGGTAATGGCGAACATATCCTACGGGAATCCCGCCGCATCAGAGGCGGAGATAATCACTGCGGCCAGGGCAGCCTTTGCCCATGACTTCATCCTTGAACTCCCCGATGGTTACAAGACGGTGATCGGTGAGAAGGGTGTGAGGCTTTCAGGCGGCCAGAAACAGAGGCTCTCGATAGCGAGGGCTTTACTAAAGAACCCTCCGATCCTCATCCTCGATGAGGCAACATCATCCCTCGATAGCGCCTCAGAAGTCATGGTCCAGAAGGCACTGGAAAATCTCATGACGGACAGGACAGCCTTTGTCATTGCCCACAGGCTGTCCACAATTCGACGGGCAGACAGAATCTTCGTACTCGACAAAGGCAGGATCGTGGAATCAGGGACCCATGAAGAACTGCTCTCCGGAGGAGGTCTCTACAAGAAGCTCCATGACATGCAGTTTGAAGATGTCTGA
- the ccoS gene encoding cbb3-type cytochrome oxidase assembly protein CcoS produces the protein MWAITFMIFLSLVLGIGAWLFFIWSVKSGQYDDVEGPKYRMLEDEEKKSGDRTEQNDK, from the coding sequence ATGTGGGCAATAACCTTCATGATCTTTCTCTCCCTCGTCCTCGGAATAGGGGCATGGCTTTTTTTCATATGGTCGGTAAAGAGCGGGCAATATGACGATGTGGAGGGACCGAAGTACAGGATGCTTGAGGACGAAGAGAAGAAGAGCGGCGATAGGACCGAACAAAATGACAAGTGA
- the lpxB gene encoding lipid-A-disaccharide synthase → MKTVMIVAGESSGEWYGSLLTKELKDLWPDIRVLGIGGERMKDAGVEILSGISSGLGITELLPSLKRIRDSFSIASKALAEMKPDVLVLIDYPDFNFRLGRVAKRLGIKVLYYVSPQVWVWRKGRVKTMGEIADRVSVILPFEEEIYRKAGIPCEFVGHPAMEELELSDARNLKTEISRGHGALRVALLPGSRPNELKALLPVFINLVRRCKGEFRDPRFTLPLAPNLEIERFRSDLTLLEEEGVRIVKGDVLKCLSSSDAAVIASGTATLQAALLGVPSVVVYKVSLLTYIMGKIILNTKFISLINIMSGEEVLRELIQRKANAEDILTELKRILSDERHRTKMVSSMKRVREAFAGRQPSRRVALTIGEMTGWGLGESEGSSGGH, encoded by the coding sequence ATGAAGACCGTGATGATCGTCGCAGGGGAAAGTTCCGGCGAGTGGTATGGCTCGCTCCTTACAAAGGAACTGAAGGACCTTTGGCCGGACATCAGGGTCCTGGGTATCGGAGGCGAGAGGATGAAGGATGCGGGGGTCGAGATACTTTCAGGGATATCGAGCGGACTCGGCATAACAGAACTCCTTCCGTCGCTCAAGAGAATCCGGGACTCTTTTAGCATTGCCTCAAAGGCCCTCGCCGAAATGAAACCCGACGTCCTTGTCCTCATTGATTATCCGGATTTCAATTTCAGGCTCGGCAGGGTAGCAAAGAGGCTCGGCATCAAGGTGCTCTACTATGTGAGCCCCCAGGTCTGGGTCTGGAGAAAGGGAAGAGTGAAGACCATGGGGGAGATCGCGGACAGGGTCTCTGTGATACTTCCCTTTGAAGAGGAGATCTATAGAAAGGCCGGTATACCCTGTGAATTTGTCGGCCATCCTGCCATGGAGGAGCTTGAGCTGTCCGATGCCCGGAATCTCAAGACAGAAATAAGCAGGGGGCACGGGGCATTGAGGGTCGCCCTTCTTCCGGGTTCACGGCCGAATGAATTGAAGGCCCTCCTGCCTGTATTCATTAACCTCGTGAGAAGATGCAAAGGAGAATTTCGCGACCCCCGGTTTACGCTCCCCCTTGCACCCAACCTAGAGATCGAGCGGTTCCGTTCCGATCTCACACTTCTTGAAGAAGAGGGAGTCAGGATTGTTAAGGGTGACGTCCTCAAGTGCCTCTCTTCCTCGGATGCGGCTGTGATCGCTTCAGGTACGGCAACGCTCCAGGCAGCTCTCCTCGGCGTCCCTTCCGTTGTGGTATATAAAGTCTCTCTTTTAACATACATCATGGGCAAGATTATTCTTAATACGAAGTTCATATCCCTCATAAATATCATGTCAGGTGAGGAAGTCCTTCGGGAACTGATCCAGCGCAAGGCGAATGCTGAGGATATCCTGACAGAACTGAAGAGGATACTCTCTGATGAGCGTCACAGGACGAAGATGGTCTCCTCCATGAAAAGGGTGAGGGAAGCCTTTGCCGGCAGGCAGCCCTCACGGAGAGTCGCCCTGACAATAGGCGAGATGACCGGTTGGGGTCTCGGAGAGTCCGAAGGTTCTTCAGGAGGTCACTGA